The following coding sequences lie in one Rutidosis leptorrhynchoides isolate AG116_Rl617_1_P2 chromosome 4, CSIRO_AGI_Rlap_v1, whole genome shotgun sequence genomic window:
- the LOC139839844 gene encoding uncharacterized protein, which translates to MTWFRSGSSIAKLAIRRTVTQSGSYASRTRVFPSESRCFHTTVFKSKAQSAPVPRAVPLSRLTDSFLDGTSSVYLEELQRAWENDPNSVDESWDNFFKNFVGQAATSPGISGQTIQESMRLLLLVRAYQVYGHMKAKIDPLGLEKREIPADLDPAFYGFSEADLDREFFLGVWRMSGFLSENRPVQTLRSILTRLEQAYSGNIGYEYMHIADRERCNWLRDRIETPTPTQYNSERREVILDRLIWSTQFENFLATKWTAAKRFGLEGGETLIPGMKEMFDRSADLGVESIVIGMSHRGRLNVLGNVVRKPLRQIFSEFSGGTKPVDEVGLYTGTGDVKYHLGTSYDRPTRGGKRIHLSLVANPSHLEAVDPVVVGKTRAKQYYSNDTDRTKNMGILIHGDGSFAGQGVVYETLHLSGLPNYTTGGTIHIVVNNQVAFTTDPQAGRSSQYCTDVAKALNAPIFHVNGDDVEAVVHACELAAEWRQTFHSDVVVDIVCYRRFGHNEIDEPSFTQPKMYKIIRNHPSSLELYQKKLLETGQATKEDIDRIQSKVTAILNEEFLASKDYVPQRRDWLSAYWTGFKSPEQLSRIRNTGVKPEILKNVGKAITTLPETFKPHRAVKKIFADRFKMIETGEGVDWAVAEALAFATLLVEGNHVRLSGQDVERGTFSHRHSVVHDQETGERYCPLDHVMMNQNEEMFTVSNSSLSEFGVLGFELGYSMENPNSLVLWEAQFGDFSNGAQVIFDQFLSSGEAKWLRQTGLVVLLPHGYDGQGPEHSSARLERFLQMTDDNPFVIPEMEPTLRNQIQTCNMQIVNVTTPANYFHVLRRQLHREFRKPLVVMSPKNLLRHKECKSNLSEFDDVQGHPGFDKQGTRFKRLIKDQNDHSDLEEGIRRLVLCSGKVYYELDEKRKSIEGKDIAICRVEQLCPFPYDLIQRELKRYPNAEVVWCQEEPMNMGAYSYIAPRLATAMKALDRGTIDDVKYVGRAPSAATATGFYSVHVREQAELVQKALQPEPVINPDLC; encoded by the exons ATGACGTGGTTTAGGTCAGGATCTAGTATTGCAAAGCTTGCAATCAGGAGAACCGTAACGCAAAGTGGATCATATGCATCAAGGACGCGTGTATTTCCGTCTGAAAGCCGATGTTTTCATACAACAGTCTTCAAGTCTAAAGCACAATCTGCACCTGTTCCTCGAGCGGTCCCACTTTCTCGTTTGACTGATAGCTTTTTAGATGGAACTAGTAGTGTCTACCTCGAAGAGCTTCAAAGAGCTTGGGAGAATGATCCAAACAGTGTTGATGAGTCATGGGACAATTTTTTCAAGAACTTTGTTGGTCAAGCTGCTACATCCCCTGGAATATCGGGTCAAACCATACAAGAGAGCATGCGATTGTTGTTGCTTGTTAGAGCATATCAAGTTTATGGTCACATGAAAGCTAAAATTGATCCTTTGGGTCTGGAAAAAAGAGAGATTCCTGCTGATTTAGATCCCGCTTTTTACGGGTTCAGCGAAGCTGATTTGGATCGTGAGTTTTTTCTAGGTGTATGGAGGATGTCTGGGTTTTTGTCTGAGAATCGACCTGTGCAAACACTTAGGTCTATATTGACCCGTCTGGAACAAGCTTATTCTGGAAATATTGGTTATGAGTACATGCACATTGCTGATCGTGAAAGATGTAATTGGTTGAGAGATAGAATCGAGACTCCAACCCCGACTCAGTATAATAGTGAGCGCCGTGAGGTCATCCTTGATAGACTCATATGGAGTACTCAGTTTGAGAATTTTTTAGCTACAAAATGGACGGCTGCTAAAAGATTTGGACTTGAAGGCGGGGAAACTTTAATCCCAGGCATGAAAGAGATGTTTGACCGGTCAGCAGATCTCGGCGTTGAAAGCATTGTTATTGGAATGTCTCACAGAGGAAGATTAAACGTCTTAGGTAACGTTGTTAGGAAGCCGTTAAGGCAAATTTTCAGTGAATTCAGTGGTGGTACGAAGCCAGTTGACGAAGTTGGGCTCTACACTGGAACTGGTGATGTAAAGTATCATTTAGGAACATCGTATGACCGCCCGACACGAGGAGGAAAACGAATCCATTTGTCTTTGGTTGCAAACCCGAGTCATTTAGAAGCTGTTGACCCGGTCGTGGTCGGGAAAACTAGGGCAAAACAGTATTACTCGAACGATACAGATAGGACGAAAAACATGGGTATTTTGATTCACGGGGACGGAAGTTTTGCGGGTCAAGGTGTGGTTTATGAGACTTTGCATTTAAGTGGTCTTCCAAATTACACCACTGGTGGGACCATTCATATTGTAGTGAACAATCAAGTTGCTTTTACTACTGATCCACAAGCAGGAAGATCTTCACAGTATTGTACGGATGTTGCTAAAGCTTTAAATGCTCCCATCTTTCATGTGAATGGTGATGATGTAGAAGCAGTTGTCCATGCGTGTGAGCTTGCAGCAGAATGGCGACAGACGTTCCATTCAGATGTTGTTGTTGACATTGTCTGTTATCGAAGATTTGGGCATAATGAAATTGATGAACCTTCGTTTACTCAACCCAAAATGTACAAG ATCATCAGGAATCATCCTTCATCGTTAGAACTCTACCAGAAGAAGCTTCTAGAAACTGGCCAGGCAACTAAAGAAGATATTGATAGAATACAAAGCAAGGTTACTGCAATCCTCAATGAAGAATTCCTTGCTAGCAAGGATTATGTCCCTCAAAGAAGAGACTGGCTTTCAGCTTACTGGACCGGATTCAAGTCTCCTGAACAGCTTTCACGTATTCGTAACACTGG GGTGAAACCAGAGATCTTGAAAAATGTTGGGAAGGCAATCACAACTCTTCCTGAAACTTTCAAGCCTCATAGAGCTGTTAAGAAGATATTTGCAGATCGTTTTAAGATGATCGAGACTGGTGAGGGTGTTGACTGGGCAGTTGCAGAAGCCCTTGCGTTTGCAACATTGTTGGTGGAAGGAAACCATGTGAGATTGAGTGGTCAAGATGTTGAAAGAGGTACTTTCAGTCATAGACATTCTGTTGTTCATGACCAGGAAACAGGGGAACGTTACTGTCCGTTGGATCATGTAATGATGAATCAAAATGAGGAAATGTTTACTGTAAGCAACAG TTCGCTTTCAGAATTTGGCGTCCTGGGATTTGAGTTGGGATACTCAATGGAAAACCCTAATTCGCTTGTATTGTGGGAAGCTCAATTTGGGGATTTTTCAAATGGAGCTCAGGTGATATTTGACCAGTTTTTGAGCAGTGGAGAGGCTAAATGGCTGCGCCAGACAGGACTAGTTGTGTTACTACCTCATGGTTATGATGGTCAGGGCCCCGAACACTCAAGTGCAAGACTAGAGCGTTTCCTTCAG ATGACTGATGATAATCCGTTTGTTATACCTGAGATGGAACCAACTCTTCGCAACCAAATTCAGACCTGCAATATGCAGATTGTCAATGTTACAACACCTGCAAATTATTTCCATGTGTTGCGTCGACAG TTGCATAGGGAGTTCCGTAAGCCGCTTGTTGTAATGTCTCCTAAGAATTTGCTCCGTCACAAAGAGTGCAAGTCAAATTTATCGGAGTTTGATGATGTCCAAGGTCACCCAGGTTTTGACAAACAAGGGACTAGATTCAAGCGACTCATCAAGGATCAGAATGACCACTCAGATCTTGAAGAGGGCATTAGACGTTTAGTTCTTTGCTCTGGAAAG GTTTACTACGAACTTGATGAGAAGAGGAAGTCAATTGAGGGTAAAGACATTGCAATTTGCCGCGTTGAACAACTCTGTCCATTCCCCTATGATCTCATTCAACGTGAACTAAAGCGTTATCCAA ATGCAGAAGTTGTGTGGTGCCAGGAGGAGCCAATGAATATGGGGGCCTACAGTTACATTGCCCCACGCCTTGCTACCGCCATGAAGGCGCTCGATAGAGGTACTATAGATGATGTCAAATACGTGGGCCGGGCTCCATCTGCTGCCACTGCAACTGGTTTCTACAGCGTTCACGTGAGAGAACAGGCAGAACTCGTGCAGAAAGCCCTGCAGCCAGAACCTGTCATTAACCCTGATCTTTGTTAG